Proteins encoded together in one Candidatus Eisenbacteria bacterium window:
- a CDS encoding O-antigen ligase family protein: protein MHGPRSAAMSSAIERSAALSFLLLAAALPWSIAPMSIAVALCGALTLAAWWLPGGVRWVRTPLDLPALGWIAALIVATVASQDPSGSTGRITKGLLLAIVPVAAYHARDPKLARRAVVLLLASAAIATIYALAKFVAQGGAFPVRVRGAVGHPLTYGGQAMLLATVAAAILLRVRDRRWRVAALALLALLAPALLGSYTRSAWIGTLVAFGVLLGFTRARWLAGLAALVVVLLLVLPHGYRERALSAFDPSNPWNVERVHLWTAGWRIFQAHPITGVGLQDLHPWIERYRPPGPHEQHGHLHSIYVQIGASMGVVGLAAFAWLVIGLYRTAGFGLRPDVRAARARATMPAEAAGPVDADGMGLALRLAAVAALTGFLAAGLFEWNFGDEELLDLLFTLVGVAYAASGWGREWPGARR, encoded by the coding sequence ATGCATGGCCCACGATCGGCGGCCATGTCCTCCGCGATCGAGCGCTCCGCAGCGCTCTCGTTTCTCCTTCTCGCCGCCGCGCTTCCCTGGTCGATCGCCCCGATGTCCATCGCGGTCGCGCTCTGCGGCGCGCTCACCCTCGCGGCGTGGTGGCTGCCGGGAGGGGTGCGCTGGGTCCGAACGCCGCTCGATCTCCCGGCGCTCGGCTGGATCGCGGCCCTCATCGTGGCCACGGTGGCCTCCCAGGATCCCTCCGGAAGCACCGGTCGGATCACGAAGGGTCTCCTCCTCGCGATTGTTCCGGTCGCGGCGTACCACGCGCGCGATCCCAAGCTCGCGAGGCGCGCGGTCGTGCTGCTGCTCGCATCGGCGGCGATCGCCACGATCTACGCGTTGGCCAAGTTCGTGGCCCAGGGCGGCGCTTTCCCCGTGCGCGTGCGCGGCGCCGTGGGCCACCCGCTCACCTACGGCGGACAGGCGATGCTTCTCGCGACGGTGGCCGCCGCGATTCTCCTTCGCGTCCGTGACCGCCGTTGGCGAGTCGCCGCCTTGGCGCTCCTCGCCCTTCTCGCCCCAGCGCTCCTGGGGAGCTATACCCGGAGCGCGTGGATCGGGACGCTCGTCGCGTTCGGCGTGCTCCTTGGATTCACACGCGCGCGATGGCTCGCGGGGCTCGCGGCGCTCGTCGTCGTGCTTCTCCTGGTTCTCCCGCACGGGTATCGCGAGCGGGCGCTCAGCGCCTTCGATCCGAGCAATCCATGGAACGTGGAGCGCGTGCATCTCTGGACGGCGGGATGGCGAATCTTCCAGGCGCATCCGATCACCGGAGTCGGGCTTCAAGACCTGCACCCGTGGATCGAACGCTACCGCCCGCCGGGGCCGCACGAGCAGCACGGGCATCTTCACAGCATTTACGTCCAGATCGGCGCGAGCATGGGGGTCGTGGGTCTCGCGGCTTTCGCCTGGCTCGTGATCGGTCTGTATCGGACCGCTGGATTTGGGCTCAGGCCCGACGTTCGCGCGGCCCGTGCCCGCGCCACCATGCCGGCGGAGGCAGCTGGGCCGGTCGACGCCGACGGCATGGGCTTGGCGCTGCGGCTCGCAGCCGTCGCGGCGCTCACGGGGTTTCTCGCGGCCGGGCTCTTCGAGTGGAATTTCGGCGACGAGGAGCTCCTCGACCTCCTCTTCACGCTCGTCGGGGTCGCCTACGCCGCGAGCGGATGGGGACGGGAATGGCCCGGCGCTCGGCGATAG
- a CDS encoding GDP-L-fucose synthase — protein MSPDIRIVVTGGAGFLGRHIMAELQARGYRNAATFRSKEYDLTQESDVERMIADLKPEAIVHLAATVGGIGANRRYPGTYFYENMMMGSLLMEHARRAQVGRFLSVGTICSYPKHTPVPFHEENLWNGYPEETNAPYGLAKKMLLVQSQAYRQEFGFDASNVLLVNLYGPHDNFDPETSHVIPALIRKCVEAVEARAMQIDVWGTGKATREFLYVEDAAQGIVAAVERLEGSDPVNIGAGFEISIRELAEKIASLTGFKGRLQWDPSMPDGQPRRSLDTSRAEELLGWRATTSFDVGLRRTIEWFRSEARAPAGAGTSRR, from the coding sequence ATGTCTCCCGACATCCGAATCGTCGTCACCGGCGGCGCCGGATTTCTCGGCCGCCACATCATGGCCGAGCTCCAAGCGCGCGGGTATCGGAACGCCGCCACGTTCCGCTCCAAAGAGTACGACCTGACTCAGGAGAGCGACGTGGAGCGGATGATCGCCGACCTGAAACCCGAGGCGATCGTCCATCTTGCCGCCACCGTGGGCGGAATCGGCGCGAACCGCCGCTACCCGGGCACCTATTTCTACGAGAACATGATGATGGGCTCGCTCCTCATGGAGCACGCCCGCCGCGCTCAAGTCGGACGCTTTCTCAGCGTGGGGACGATCTGCTCCTATCCCAAGCACACGCCCGTGCCGTTCCACGAGGAGAATCTCTGGAACGGATACCCCGAGGAGACGAACGCCCCCTACGGGCTTGCGAAGAAGATGCTCCTCGTCCAGTCGCAGGCCTACCGCCAGGAATTCGGATTCGACGCGTCGAACGTGCTGCTCGTGAACCTCTACGGCCCGCACGACAACTTCGATCCCGAGACATCCCACGTGATTCCCGCCCTGATCCGAAAGTGCGTGGAAGCGGTCGAGGCCCGCGCGATGCAGATCGACGTCTGGGGCACCGGCAAGGCGACCCGCGAGTTCCTCTACGTCGAGGACGCCGCGCAGGGAATCGTGGCCGCCGTGGAGCGGCTTGAGGGAAGCGATCCGGTGAACATCGGCGCCGGGTTCGAGATCTCGATCCGGGAGCTGGCCGAAAAGATCGCCTCCCTCACCGGCTTCAAGGGCCGCCTCCAGTGGGATCCCTCGATGCCGGACGGGCAGCCCAGGCGGAGCCTCGACACGTCGCGCGCGGAGGAGCTTCTGGGGTGGCGCGCCACTACATCGTTCGACGTGGGACTTCGCCGCACGATCGAGTGGTTCCGCTCCGAGGCCCGCGCTCCCGCGGGCGCCGGCACGTCGCGCCGCTGA
- a CDS encoding glycosyltransferase produces MTEGNPLFSVVVPTRGDPSKLLPLLEALARQTFSRNRFEILVSFDGAAATPEISVKLSALGGRTIESRARRGPGTARNLAAQVASGDYLAFTEDDCLPANDWLERAAARLEGEPAIDVLEGATVRPDGRPTRRPDPDHLAYLPTNLFVRRQLFEKVGGYCEEFFDAGRGIYFREDSDLGFTLEDEGAKEAREPSARVAHPVEHVGYLDPLRWARRYEMDALLAARHPEEFRDRIEVHRIGPFVLRRLFVRACFAFLLAIVAALTATLVGEAGLAAAFVFIATFALLVVWAKWGFNLLRLPVCLCVPFVLVFAYARGFRRAIASGSLRRPAG; encoded by the coding sequence GTGACAGAGGGCAACCCGCTCTTTTCGGTCGTTGTCCCTACCCGCGGCGACCCCTCGAAGCTCCTCCCCCTCCTCGAAGCCCTCGCCCGCCAGACGTTTTCCAGAAATCGCTTCGAAATCCTGGTCTCGTTCGACGGCGCAGCGGCAACGCCGGAGATATCGGTCAAACTCTCGGCGTTGGGCGGCCGCACGATCGAATCCCGCGCGCGCCGCGGTCCTGGCACGGCGCGGAACCTGGCGGCGCAGGTGGCGAGCGGCGACTACCTGGCATTCACGGAGGATGACTGCCTCCCCGCGAACGACTGGCTCGAGCGCGCGGCGGCGCGTCTGGAGGGAGAGCCCGCGATCGATGTGCTGGAGGGCGCCACGGTCCGTCCCGACGGTCGGCCGACGCGGCGCCCGGACCCCGATCACCTCGCCTACCTGCCCACGAACCTCTTCGTCCGCCGACAGCTCTTCGAGAAGGTGGGCGGCTATTGCGAGGAATTCTTCGACGCGGGGCGAGGAATCTACTTCCGGGAGGATTCCGACCTTGGATTCACGCTGGAGGACGAGGGCGCGAAGGAGGCACGCGAACCCTCTGCTCGGGTGGCCCACCCGGTGGAGCACGTCGGCTACCTCGATCCACTGCGATGGGCCCGACGCTACGAGATGGACGCGCTCCTTGCGGCGCGCCATCCGGAGGAATTCCGCGATCGAATCGAGGTCCATCGCATCGGCCCGTTCGTCCTTCGCCGGCTCTTCGTGCGCGCCTGCTTCGCGTTCCTGCTCGCGATCGTTGCCGCGCTCACCGCCACCCTCGTCGGTGAGGCTGGGTTGGCCGCAGCCTTCGTCTTCATCGCGACCTTCGCTCTCCTCGTGGTCTGGGCCAAATGGGGCTTCAACCTGCTTCGACTTCCGGTGTGTCTCTGCGTGCCGTTCGTCCTCGTCTTCGCCTACGCGCGCGGGTTCCGCCGGGCGATCGCGAGCGGATCGCTCCGGCGGCCGGCCGGGTAA
- a CDS encoding FkbM family methyltransferase: MRELIKRAIIGTPWEAPVKRAHSALTGSKSSLYDSQTIAIMRRALRPDSNAIDVGAFEGGMLRHMLRFAPRGHHFAFEPLPGKFERLHKAFPRTRVYPYALGAQTGQVTYHFMLEHPALSGLRRRLEHLPNESVRELQVSMETLDRVIPSDLPIAFLKIDVEGGELGVFQGGVQTLRRTRPV, encoded by the coding sequence ATGCGCGAATTGATCAAACGAGCGATTATCGGAACTCCCTGGGAAGCACCGGTCAAACGGGCTCATTCCGCGCTCACCGGGAGCAAGAGCAGCCTGTACGATTCCCAAACGATTGCCATCATGCGTCGTGCGTTGCGCCCGGACTCGAATGCCATTGACGTCGGGGCCTTCGAGGGCGGCATGCTCCGGCATATGCTCCGGTTTGCGCCGCGTGGACATCACTTCGCATTCGAGCCGCTGCCGGGAAAGTTCGAACGCCTCCATAAGGCGTTTCCGCGAACCCGTGTATATCCGTACGCCCTGGGGGCGCAGACAGGACAGGTCACGTACCACTTCATGCTCGAGCATCCCGCCCTGAGTGGGCTCCGGCGTCGGTTGGAACACCTCCCGAACGAAAGCGTCCGCGAACTGCAGGTCTCCATGGAAACGCTCGATAGGGTGATCCCATCAGATCTTCCGATCGCATTCCTCAAGATAGACGTGGAGGGCGGAGAACTAGGCGTGTTTCAGGGTGGTGTGCAAACGCTTCGGAGAACCCGGCCGGTCG